A genomic segment from Saimiri boliviensis isolate mSaiBol1 chromosome 14, mSaiBol1.pri, whole genome shotgun sequence encodes:
- the ZNF835 gene encoding LOW QUALITY PROTEIN: zinc finger protein 835 (The sequence of the model RefSeq protein was modified relative to this genomic sequence to represent the inferred CDS: deleted 2 bases in 1 codon): MAQQDSRLSRSGGDSTKPGGGRPARSEVIPESESNEKRCEIETAAQGSRMEGLLSVALQGAELEGNWQHEGRLEDPQENQESCPEPEAMACKGDPAGDGVQERDELPLIPRTILSPTATQASVPGDSRPGRRSTPGKRPKRKPSDSRPPEKGGGLGKPWKCEDCGKAFSYCSAFLLHQRTHTGEKPFACCECGKAFSQSVHLTLHQRTHTGEKPYACPECGKAFSQSSYLASHWRTHTGEKPHRCADCGKAFARPTHLTQHLRVHTGERPYACARCAKAFRNRSSLIEHQRIHTGEKPYECAECAKAFRFSSALIRHQRIHTAERPYRCGQCAKAFSQIAHLTQHRRVHTGEKPYACPDCGAPFSQSSSLAEHRRIHTGEKPYACGRCAKAFTQVSHLAQHQRTHTGERPYSCRDCGKRFGNRSHLLQHHLVHSGERPYKCLQCGAAFGHVSSLVEHQKIHTGERPYRCGECGKAFSQASSLTLHLRTHTGERPYACHQCGKAFSSRAYLIQHHIVHTGEKPYECGGCGKAFSFSSALIRHQRTHADKKLLVRPVRGRLCPAPTPDSTPARSQGGEACEQGCPGRDPRGPAED, translated from the exons AGAAGAGATGTGAGATCGAGACAGCAGCTCAGGGATCAAGGATGGAGGGACTCTTGAGCGTTGCCCTCCAGGGCGCGGAGTTGGAAGGAAACTGGCAACACGAGGGCAGGCTTGAGGACCCGCAGGAAAACCAGGAAAGCTGTCCAGAGCCAGAGGCCATGGCCTGCAAGGGAGACCCTGCAGGGGACGGCGTCCAGGAACGCGATGAATTACCCCTAATCCCAAGAACCATACTGAGTCCTACTGCTACCCAAGCCAGCGTCCCCGGCGACAGCAGGCCCGGCAGGCGCAGCACGCCCGGGAAGAGACCGAAGCGGAAGCCTTCTGACAGCCGCCCGCCGGAGAAAGGCGGCGGCTTGGGGAAGCCGTGGAAATGCGAGGACTGCGGGAAGGCCTTCAGCTACTGTTCCGCGTTCCTCTTACACCAGAGAACCCACACTGGGGAGAAGCCGTTTGCGTGCTGCGAGTGCGGCAAGGCCTTCAGCCAGAGCGTGCACCTGACCCTGCACCAGCGCACGCACACCGGCGAGAAGCCCTACGCGTGCCCCGAGTGCGGCAAGGCCTTTAGCCAGAGCTCCTACCTGGCGTCCCACTGGCGCACGCACACGGGCGAGAAACCGCACCGCTGCGCCGACTGCGGCAAGGCCTTTGCACGCCCCACGCACCTGACCCAACACCTGCGCGTGCACACGGGCGAGCGGCCCTATGCGTGCGCCCGGTGCGCCAAGGCGTTCCGCAACCGCTCGTCCCTGATCGAGCACCAGCGCATCCACACCGGCGAGAAGCCCTACGAGTGCGCCGAGTGCGCCAAGGCCTTCCGCTTTTCCTCGGCGCTCATCCGCCACCAGCGCATCCACACCGCGGAGAGGCCCTACCGCTGCGGCCAGTGCGCCAAGGCCTTCTCGCAGATCGCGCACCTGACGCAGCACCGGCGCGTGCACACCGGCGAGAAGCCCTACGCGTGCCCGGACTGCGGCGCGCCCTTCAGCCAGAGCTCTTCGCTGGCCGAGCACCGGCGAATCCACACCGGCGAGAAGCCCTACGCGTGCGGCCGGTGCGCCAAGGCCTTCACCCAGGTGTCGCACCTGGCGCAGCACCAGCGCACGCACACCGGAGAGCGGCCCTACAGCTGCCGGGACTGCGGCAAGCGCTTCGGGAACCGCTCCCACCTCCTCCAGCACCACCTCGTGCACAGCGGGGAGCGGCCCTACAAGTGCCTGCAGTGCGGGGCCGCCTTCGGCCACGTGTCCTCCCTCGTCGAGCACCAGAAGATCCACACCGGGGAGCGGCCCTACAGGTGCGGCGAGTGCGGCAAGGCCTTCAGCCAGGCCTCGTCGCTCACGCTGCACCTGCGCACGCACACGGGCGAGCGGCCCTACGCCTGCCACCAGTGCGGCAAGGCCTTCAGCAGCCGCGCCTACCTCATCCAGCACCACATCGTGCACACCGGGGAGAAGCCCTACGAGTGCGGCGGCTGCGGGAAGGCCTTCAGCTTCTCCTCGGCGCTCATTCGACACCAGAGGACGCATGCGGACAAGAAG CTACTTGTGCGGCCCGTGCGGGGGCGCCTTTGCCCAGCTCCCACGCCTGACTCGACACCTGCGCGCTCACAGGGAGGGGAAGCCTGTGAACAGGGGTGCCCTGGTAGAGACCCGCGTGGACCAGCAGAAGATTAA